The following proteins come from a genomic window of Zygotorulaspora mrakii chromosome 8, complete sequence:
- the RQC2 gene encoding Rqc2p (similar to Saccharomyces cerevisiae YPL009C; ancestral locus Anc_8.75): protein MKQRISALDLLLLARELRGHLEGYRLSNIYNIADSSRQFLLKFIKPESKFNVVVDCGLRFHITDYDRPIPPAPSGFVVKLRKHLKSKRLTALRHVENDRILVLQFADGLFYLVLEFFSAGNVILLDENKKILSLQRIVHEHENKVGQIYTMFDDSLFQDHLKKESLREAEGSYKIGLVEDWLKEVAQIDALKKDTLQSSKKGKKKGSGVMTIHKLLLNRESHLSSDLLSNNLKAMGINPATPCIQFIGKEDQICELLNRTERDYKDLLYKENNCGFILAKRNIHYNAKNTNPDLEFVYENFHAFRPFVSPTELQNSQIIEVDGEYNKTLDKFFSTIESSKYALRIQQQEQMAQKKIDDARLLNQRKIQALLDVQSTNEQKGSIIIENADLVEEAKLAVQGLLDQQMDWNIIEKLIKSEQSKSNRIAQVINLPLHLKENKIDLQLPLKDDREGDDAPIGNSSDRSDSESKSEETSSDEETDTDGSDLSDFETEESNNKGSPQVCLKDSRTIKVTIDLGLSAYANASQYFNVKKTSAEKQKKVEQNVKKAMKNIEEQIDKQLKKKLKESHNVLKKVRSPYFFEKFFWFISSEGFLVLMGRSPLETDQIFSKYIEDDDVYVTNTFGSNPVWIKNPDCTEVPPNTLMQAGVFCMSASEAWSKKISSSPSWCFAKNLSKFSEVDNSVLPPGTFHIKKESAVSLMPSAQLVMGFGFLWKVKTSGAEETDDDESAREVDDETCEVENSEVENSEVENRELNSRAAINQDQKKDIIVSDENAALDVRVEDSASISDQLSALEVDADADQESDATTTANDIISQMKRNVRGKKGKLKKIQNKYADQDEEERQLRLEALGTLKGVEKQEMKKQEEIARQQNREYRKAKREQQKGKQAMQFTKNEKVNVNYKKFANELRPRISQEDEVIDIVPVFAPWSAMVKYKYKVKVQPGNAKKTKTLTEILHHFMSRKVESEMTDKETDWPKEHEIIKLWKPQDLVLTLCSDKLKVTLPGQNNNTTAQKSKGKQKKKKN, encoded by the coding sequence ATGAAGCAGAGGATCAGTGCTTTGGATTTACTGCTGTTGGCTAGGGAATTGAGAGGTCATTTAGAAGGTTATCGTTTGAGCAATATCTATAATATTGCTGATTCAAGTCGCCAGTTTCTACTTAAGTTTATCAAACCGgaatcaaaattcaatgtGGTTGTGGATTGTGGTCTAAGATTTCATATTACAGATTATGATAGGCCAATTCCTCCTGCACCTTCCGGATTTGTTGTGAAATTAAGGAAACATTTGAAGTCCAAGAGACTAACGGCACTGCGTCATGTTGAGAACGATAGAATTCTAGTTCTTCAATTTGCAGATGGTTTGTTTTACTTGGTTCTTGAATTCTTCAGTGCTGGTAATGTTATCCTGTTGGATGAGAATAAGAAGATTCTTTCGTTACAGAGAATCGTGCATGAACATGAAAATAAAGTAGGTCAAATATACACAATGTTTGATGATTCTCTTTTCCAAgatcatttgaagaaagaatcaTTAAGAGAAGCAGAAGGATCGTATAAAATAGGCCTTGTTGAAGACTGGCTAAAAGAGGTAGCACAAATCGATGCTTTAAAGAAGGATACATTGCAAAGTTCTAAGAAaggcaagaagaaaggtTCCGGAGTGATGACTATTCATAAGTTATTGCTCAACAGAGAATCTCATTTATCTTCAGATCTCTTATCTAATAATTTGAAGGCAATGGGAATTAATCCCGCCACCCCATGCATTCAATTTATTGGAAAAGAGGATCAGATTTGCGAGTTGCTTAATCGAACAGAAAGGGACTACAAAGATTTACtttacaaagaaaacaattgcGGTTTCATTTTAGCAAAGAGAAATATCCACTATAATGCAAAGAATACGAATCCAGATCTGGAATTTGTATACGAAAATTTTCATGCTTTCAGACCGTTTGTTTCTCCCACAGAATTACAGAACTCACAAATAATTGAAGTTGATGGAGAGTACAATAAAACccttgataaatttttctcgACTATTGAGTCGTCAAAGTATGCATTGCGTATCCAACAACAAGAGCAGATGGcgcaaaagaaaatagaCGACGCCCGCCTCCTTAATcagagaaaaattcaagctCTACTTGATGTTCAATCTACGAATGAACAGAAAGGTAGTATTATTATTGAGAATGCGGATCTAGTTGAGGAAGCCAAACTCGCAGTTCAAGGATTGCTGGATCAACAGATGGATTGGAATATTATTGAGAAGCTTATTAAAAGCGAACAGAGTAAATCCAATAGAATAGCTCAAGTCATAAATCTGCCGCTTCAtctaaaagaaaacaagatAGATCTTCAGCTGCCACTCAAAGATGATAGAGAAGGTGATGATGCACCAATTGGGAATAGCAGTGATAGGAGTGATTCGGAAAGTAAGTCTGAGGAAACTAGTAGTGATGAAGAGACCGATACGGATGGTAGCGATCTGTCCGACTTTGAAACCGAGGAATCCAATAACAAAGGTTCGCCACAAGTGTGTCTTAAGGACTCGCGAACCATCAAAGTCACTATAGATTTAGGCTTATCCGCCTATGCAAATGCTTCCCAATACTTTAACGTCAAGAAGACAAGTGCtgaaaagcaaaagaaggTGGAGCAGAACGTGAAGAAAGCTATGAAGAATATTGAGGAACAAATCGAcaaacaattgaagaagaagttgaaagagTCTCAcaatgttttgaaaaaggttCGTTCACCTTACTTCTTTGAGAAGTTCTTTTGGTTTATTTCGAGTGAAGGCTTCCTGGTCCTGATGGGGAGAAGCCCTTTAGAGACAGATCAGATTTTCAGCaaatatattgaagatgatgacgTTTATGTAACAAACACATTTGGAAGTAACCCAGTATGGATCAAGAACCCTGATTGTACGGAGGTTCCTCCCAATACACTAATGCAGGCAGGAGTATTTTGTATGTCGGCGAGTGAAGCTTGGtcgaaaaaaatttcgTCTTCACCATCTTGGTGTTTTGCTAAGAACCTTTCCAAATTCAGTGAAGTAGACAACAGCGTCCTTCCACCGGGTACCTTCcatatcaagaaagaaagtGCCGTTAGTTTAATGCCCTCCGCCCAGTTGGTAATGGGGTTTGGTTTTCTGTGGAAAGTCAAGACAAGTGGAGCAGAAGAAACAGACGATGACGAATCGGCAAGAGAAGTGGATGATGAAACATGTGAGGTTGAAAATAGTGAGGTTGAAAATAGTGAGGTTGAAAATAGGGAGCTGAACAGTAGGGCAGCCATCAATCAAGACCAAAAGAAGGATATTATTGTCTCCGACGAAAATGCAGCACTAGATGTTCGTGTGGAAGACTCTGCCAGTATTTCAGACCAATTGAGTGCGTTAGAGGTAGATGCAGATGCTGACCAGGAATCCGACGCAACCACCACAGCTAATGACATCATTTCACAAATGAAGAGAAATGTTCGTGGGAAAAAGGgaaaattaaagaaaatCCAAAACAAATATGCTGatcaagatgaagaagaacgTCAATTGAGACTTGAGGCACTGGGGACACTGAAGGGAgttgaaaaacaagaaatgaaaaagcaAGAGGAAATTGCCAGGCAACAAAATAGAGAATATAGAAAAGCTAAACGTGAGCAACAAAAGGGAAAGCAAGCTATGCAGTtcacaaaaaatgagaaggTCAATGTCAActacaaaaaatttgctAATGAATTAAGACCAAGAATCAGTCAAGAAGATGAGgttattgatattgttCCCGTATTTGCTCCATGGTCTGCTATGGTTAAGTACAAATACAAAGTTAAAGTTCAGCCCGGCAACgcaaagaaaacaaaaacgcTGACAGAAATCCTGCATCATTTTATGAGCAGAAAAGTTGAATCAGAAATGACAGATAAAGAAACTGATTGGCCTAAAGAACATGAGATCATAAAACTTTGGAAACCTCAAGATTTGGTTTTAACGCTCTGTTCAGACAAACTAAAGGTTACTCTTCCCGgccaaaataataatacaaCTGCCCAAAAATCGAAGggaaagcagaaaaagaagaaaaactaG
- the TAF3 gene encoding Taf3p (similar to Saccharomyces cerevisiae TAF3 (YPL011C); ancestral locus Anc_8.77): MTSNHDFYFGLLKVSIIQLLKSHGFERAKPSSVDTLTDLYIRYLGLLTAEIIKLAQARVGPSDTIALQDITIAFQNLGLIKPVDVLDVYDENPELPSDMGVRKFKDWCLNNPQEKGARIVAFPTGDLLRTTARTSKPLSLIPEYINQLQNDSNKEGSKENSEEEKLIEELINNGDVDDWIRLVIARQRINLAKRITGKEPRDIESLPSIAGLKHSVLEKQFQNSASLISNNQLLPTPANTPKEDLTPTLNRGIELMKMLPIMRPDCRIENVELSYDNIPDDVEVNEDMDDQIEDAVNGEQIEIPMDGNDYDDENHMGAFTLDPNMDTQFDELEDMNNTFQRRESLDLGEQQHSLRFNLNEF, from the coding sequence ATGACTAGTAACCatgatttttattttgGTCTGTTGAAAGTATCAATAATACAATTACTTAAGTCTCATGGCTTCGAGAGGGCCAAACCTAGTTCTGTGGATACACTTACCGATCTATATATAAGGTATTTGGGCCTATTAACTGCGGAGATAATAAAATTGGCACAAGCTAGAGTAGGTCCTAGTGATACAATTGCTTTGCAAGATATCACTATagcatttcaaaatttagGGCTCATAAAACCTGTTGATGTATTAGATGTATACGACGAGAATCCGGAATTGCCCAGTGACATGGGTGTTCGCAAGTTCAAAGACTGGTGTTTGAACAACCCTCAGGAGAAGGGTGCTCGAATAGTTGCATTCCCTACAGGTGATTTGTTGAGGACTACAGCTAGGACTTCCAAGCCACTGTCATTGATTCCAGAGTACATTAATCAATTACAAAATGATTCGAACAAGGAAGGTTCTAAGGAAAATAGTGAGGAGGAGAAGCTAATCGAGGAGCTCATCAATAATGGTGATGTCGATGATTGGATAAGGTTAGTTATTGCTAGGCAACGGATCAATCTGGCAAAGCGAATAACAGGCAAAGAGCCCCGAGATATCGAATCCCTACCGTCTATTGCTGGATTGAAGCATTCTGTTCTCGAAaagcaatttcaaaacagtGCAAGTCTAATATCGAATAATCAATTACTACCGACACCTGCTAACACGCCGAAAGAAGATCTGACTCCGACTCTAAACAGAGGCATagaattgatgaagatgttaCCAATAATGAGGCCCGATTGTAGAATTGAGAACGTGGAACTATCTTACGATAATATACCTGATGATGTGGAAGTCAATGAGGACATGGATGACCAAATAGAAGATGCAGTCAATGGTGAGCAGATAGAGATACCGATGGATGGAAATGattacgatgatgaaaatcatATGGGAGCGTTTACATTAGATCCAAACATGGATACTCAATTCGATGAACTAGAGGATATGAACAACACATTCCAAAGAAGAGAATCTCTGGATTTAGGTGAGCAACAGCATAGTTTGAGATTTAATCTCAACGAGTTTTAG
- the MRPS16 gene encoding mitochondrial 37S ribosomal protein bS16m (similar to Saccharomyces cerevisiae MRPS16 (YPL013C); ancestral locus Anc_8.79): MTCGLVRIRLARFGRTNNPIYNIVVANAHKARDAKPIEVLGVYNPIPKPMTVKQRKSGKLPTKDIRLDFDRVKYWIGVGAQPSDTVTKLLKKCGILDESWGKNFASSREVVQPRRELME, from the coding sequence ATGACATGCGGATTAGTGAGGATAAGACTAGCGAGATTTGGAAGAACCAATAATCCAATTTACAATATTGTTGTTGCAAACGCACACAAGGCAAGAGATGCGAAACCCATTGAAGTACTAGGAGTTTATAATCCAATACCGAAACCAATGACTGTAAAGCAAAGGAAAAGTGGTAAACTACCAACAAAGGATATACGCTTGGATTTTGATAGAGTCAAGTATTGGATTGGTGTCGGTGCTCAGCCAAGTGATACAGTGACAAAATTGCTTAAAAAATGTGGCATCCTGGATGAATCATGGGGTAAGAATTTTGCATCGTCGAGGGAAGTCGTGCAGCCAAGACGGGAGTTAATGGAATGA
- the RRP12 gene encoding mRNA-binding protein RRP12 (similar to Saccharomyces cerevisiae RRP12 (YPL012W); ancestral locus Anc_8.78), giving the protein MDQDKVAHLLGLEEKLAKVRQQINSKLDNQKHFAVILTAVEENINNDDISKNIIAYMVAFMSLLDQAVDQETREIKDLKLASSVCYLLDIIFQYSPKKLLRARFAEILTKLAPCITDENAQAPLIRAAVGCLESLLVAQDAQAWNNTMDLSITPKRGLQGLLELSLDPRPKVRKRAQDSIHAILANPPPAPTAEHVASISIASFTIKALEDLLQEAAAISNKKLKAQKSDNDLNSRIIRVMRLISAVISTGQWPSSLSEHLCDMLLQVTKSSDQYLVAASFDCFEHLFKIMAVSSVNFGLAESKSLQILDIIFSLTPSNTDTNLVGSWIAVLVKSMTAFSVHEPLECFKKIPDIFKLMSNYLSSETPEVYYSASQCLIAVLTDAVSDSLLLYPPAIDESTFEAVDDVLLHVSETLVDLLSLRYSHCAKEVLNVLAAAFKKFRFRANPDFIRLLEIVGEWRTNEENFLEFREEAEKVIGSAIYAMGPETVLGLLPLNLEEPSDVRPGRAWILPLIRDHTRNTTLSTFIIQLAPSIKSLESRLESLPEESIQRKVLQTVVDQIWSTLPHFCELPTDLVESFTDEFASELASLLYSKVALRTTICHALKMLVESNSAYVNGGLGDNLLLAQSYPIEKAQKSLEYLSAKAGNILAVLFNVYTQTAPNARGYILETIEEYLKITSQTDMEKTFNNICGLLKNAMDEETNVPKKGKPQLSATLLDLVVCMTKYVPSTSHPALFSIFGTTVQSKDALTQKRAYRIIIRLSELESGAEALSSYLSDIEEIMVQNTETVQTASRSARLAAIKTITELLPADRLSFIVRTVAEVILSTKDVNEKSREGGFETLIAMGKKMNDPHGVIKLSKISGYDPEIPDQPSSMSEFFKIIAAGLIGESQHMVSSTITAFACLVFEFKSEVDATTLVDIYDTIELYLTTNSKEIAKSAIGFVKVCVLGLSDDLMRPKVPELLPKLLRWSHEHTGHFKSKVKNIIERMVRKFGYEFIEANFPQDDIKLLANIRKVRNRNKRKEAEEEVSGVAAVSTKGSRFMNAFDEAIYESSDNENENDEETQQDKGKKSKQFIVESSGNPLDLLDSQTLAHISSTRPKKFTKDQRKKQLQDDMFNFDSEGKLIMKGQPDSSIDDDPLKSVTSGINAYLEAVKHGPIRGQKNRLKFKKDARAGADNSDEEDDKLPKSASLHRNKITKGRKMGPKFKSRRKL; this is encoded by the coding sequence atggaTCAAGATAAAGTAGCTCATCTTTTGGGgttagaagaaaaattggcCAAAGTCAGGCAGcaaataaattcaaaattggataatcaaaaacattttgCAGTTATTTTGACAGCCGTTGaggaaaatatcaacaatgaTGACATTTCTAAAAATATAATTGCATACATGGTTGCGTTCATGTCACTACTAGACCAAGCCGTGGATCAAGAAACTCGTGAAATAAAAGACTTGAAATTAGCATCATCCGTTTGTTACTTATTagatattatttttcaatattctCCCAAAAAATTACTGCGAGCAAGATTTGCTGAAATACTTACAAAACTGGCACCTTGCATTACTGACGAAAATGCTCAAGCCCCTCTAATAAGAGCTGCTGTTGGTTGTTTGGAATCTTTACTTGTTGCACAGGATGCGCAAGCTTGGAATAATACTATGGATTTGAGTATAACACCAAAAAGAGGTTTACAGGGTTTGTTAGAATTATCATTGGATCCAAGACCAAAAGTCAGGAAAAGAGCTCAAGATAGCATTCACGCAATATTGGCAAATCCACCTCCGGCTCCCACCGCAGAACATGTTGCTTCTATATCGATTGCTAGTTTCACTATAAAAGCCCTTGAAGACCTATTGCAAGAGGCTGCTGCAATTTCTAATAAGAAATTAAAAGCTCAAAAGAGTGATAATGATTTGAACAGTAGAATCATTCGTGTAATGCGCTTAATTAGTGCAGTTATATCCACTGGTCAGTGGCCTTCTTCCCTAAGTGAACATCTTTGTGATATGCTTTTGCAAGTGACGAAAAGTTCTGATCAATACCTAGTCGCTGCTTCCTTCGATTGCTTTGaacatcttttcaaaattatggCTGTTTCATCAGTAAATTTTGGTTTAGCTGAAAGTAAATCACTACAAATCCTCGACATCATTTTCTCATTAACACCTTCGAATACCGATACCAACTTAGTAGGTTCATGGATTGCAGTGCTTGTGAAAAGTATGACGGCATTTTCTGTTCACGAGCCATTAgaatgtttcaaaaaaattccagATATTTTCAAGCTAATGTCTAACTATTTATCGAGTGAAACCCCAGAAGTTTATTACAGTGCTTCACAATGTCTCATTGCTGTATTGACAGATGCTGTCAGTGATAGTCTGTTACTTTATCCACCAGCTATAGATGAGAGTACTTTTGAGGCTGTTGACGATGTTTTATTACATGTTTCAGAGACTTTAGTAGACCTTTTATCTTTGAGATACAGCCATTGCGCTAAGGAGGTTCTTAATGTATTAGCAGCGgcatttaaaaaatttagattCAGAGCTAATCCTGATTTCATAAGACTTTTGGAAATCGTTGGGGAATGGAGAACAAATGAGGAGAATTTTCTTGAGTTTAGAGAGGAGGCTGAAAAGGTAATTGGATCGGCCATTTATGCAATGGGGCCGGAAACTGTTCTTGGTTTATTACCACTCAATCTAGAGGAACCATCGGACGTTAGACCCGGTAGAGCTTGGATATTACCATTAATACGAGACCATACAAGAAACACAACACTCTCCACCTTTATTATACAACTTGCTCCTTCAATTAAATCTTTAGAGTCTAGGCTTGAAAGCTTACCAGAAGAATcgattcaaagaaaagttcTCCAAACTGTTGTCGACCAAATTTGGTCTACTTTACCACATTTTTGCGAGCTCCCAACTGACTTGGTAGAATCTTTTACGGATGAATTTGCATCTGAATTAGCATCTTTATTATACAGTAAAGTTGCACTAAGAACTACCATCTGTCATGCCTTGAAAATGCTTGTTGAAAGTAATTCTGCCTATGTCAATGGTGGACTGGGCGATAATTTGCTGCTAGCACAATCCTATCCAATTGAGAAGGCCCAGAAATCCCTTGAATACTTGAGTGCCAAAGCAGGAAATATCTTGGCGGTTCTCTTCAACGTTTATACCCAAACAGCCCCCAATGCCAGAGGTTATATCTTGGAAACTATCGAGGAATACTTGAAAATAACATCCCAGACGGATATGGAAAAAACTTTTAACAACATCTGTGGCTTGCTTAAAAATGCTATGGATGAGGAGACAAATGTTCCAAAAAAGGGAAAGCCACAATTAAGTGCTACTCTGTTAGATTTGGTTGTGTGCATGACCAAATATGTGCCTTCTACTTCACACCCTGCtctattttcaatttttggtACCACTGTTCAATCGAAAGATGCACTCACTCAAAAGAGAGCTTATAGAATAATTATTAGACTTTCAGAGCTAGAGAGTGGAGCTGAAGCACTCTCCAGTTATCTGTCAGATATAGAGGAGATTATGGTCCAGAATACTGAAACGGTCCAAACTGCTTCTAGGTCAGCCAGATTGGCAGCTATTAAGACAATCACTGAACTATTACCAGCAGATCGTCTAAGTTTTATTGTTAGAACTGTCGCAGAAGTCATTCTATCAACAAAAGAtgttaatgaaaaatcgaGAGAGGGAGGTTTTGAAACGTTGATTGCCATGGGTAAAAAGATGAATGACCCTCATGGAGTCATTAAACTGTCAAAGATTTCTGGCTATGACCCTGAAATTCCAGATCAACCTTCTTCTATGtctgaatttttcaaaatcatcgCGGCTGGTCTAATCGGTGAATCACAACACATGGTAAGTAGTACAATTACAGCATTTGCATGCTTGGTATTCGAGTTCAAAAGTGAAGTTGATGCAACAACCTTGGTAGACATTTACGATACAATCGAACTATATTTAAccacaaattcaaaagaaattgcgAAGAGTGCAATTGGGTTTGTTAAAGTTTGTGTTCTCGGTCTCTCCGATGATTTGATGAGACCAAAAGTCCCGGAGCTTCTTCCAAAGTTATTACGTTGGTCGCACGAACATACCGGtcatttcaaatcaaaggttaaaaatatcattgaaagaatGGTAAGAAAATTTGGATATGAGTTTATCGAGGCTAATTTCCCTCAAGATGACATAAAATTATTAGCAAATATCAGAAAAGTTCGCAATAGAAACAAGAGAAAGGAAGCAGAGGAAGAAGTTTCTGGTGTTGCCGCGGTATCTACTAAAGGTTCAAGATTCATGAATGCATTTGACGAAGCTATTTATGAGTCGTCcgataatgaaaatgaaaatgatgaagaaactcAACAGGATAAGGGTAAAAAGTCCAAACAATTCATTGTAGAGTCAAGTGGTAATCCGTTGGATCTGTTGGATTCGCAAACTTTGGCACATATTTCATCTACACGTCCCAAAAAGTTCACCAAGGAccaaaggaaaaaacaACTGCAAGATGATATGTTCAATTTTGATTCTGAAGGAAAACTAATAATGAAAGGACAACCTGATTCTtccattgatgatgatccACTGAAGTCTGTGACTAGCGGTATCAATGCATACCTTGAAGCTGTCAAACACGGTCCCATCAGGGGCCAAAAGAACAGACTGAAGTTTAAGAAAGATGCTAGAGCGGGTGCTGATAACAGtgatgaggaagatgatAAATTACCTAAATCGGCTTCTTTGCATAGAAATAAGATTACTAAGGGAAGAAAGATGGGTCCCAAGTTCAAgtcaagaagaaaattatAG
- the CIP1 gene encoding Cip1p (similar to Saccharomyces cerevisiae YPL014W; ancestral locus Anc_8.80) gives MILDRFHHRFSSSRHKASRSKSAEAVNAQEQAAGQRQVQGPEQLQGQLPLQLSIPENGLDYEEFEDEAEDADMISIDTGVHTPLPTTPTTGNSTYGQLKNFNNNGSELNLNLGQQLGAQFQPPAQPHIYMQRQGSVSSLASSVSDFHGSYLRQQLVANAAVNGAGTFTLQFLNLLMDVYQETCSDPTLTPFDTTNPPSGILNTVAKIAIQQSKINEIDIGCERNSWLLTLVRHRLLEEVRKDGYLSRNNSNISLPPPPQFMEMANLSSSNNQQQPQPSQQQQPLQQPLQLDYFGSSLGIPNSMNRGNTLIRSRSNSSQILLARTRSNSNNLFTLTPTNSENSSQNFNMTGLPLNSNVGHSNILSRQRSNSALNSNSFSINNDDVNLSETLRKKRESLMMKR, from the coding sequence ATGATACTGGATCGTTTCCATCATAGGTTTTCGAGCTCGAGGCATAAGGCAAGCAGGAGCAAGAGCGCAGAGGCCGTGAACGCCCAGGAGCAAGCGGCGGGGCAGAGACAGGTGCAAGGACCCGAACAGTTGCAGGGGCAGCTGCCCCTGCAACTGTCAATACCGGAAAACGGGTTGGACTACGAGGAGTTCGAGGATGAGGCCGAAGACGCCGACATGATCTCTATAGACACAGGCGTGCACACGCCGTTGCCGACGACGCCGACGACGGGCAATAGCACCTACGGgcagctgaaaaatttcaataataatgGCTCCGAGCTGAACCTGAATCTGGGACAGCAGTTGGGCGCACAATTCCAGCCGCCTGCGCAGCCGCATATCTACATGCAGCGCCAAGGCAGTGTAAGCTCTCTAGCAAGCTCGGTTTCTGATTTCCATGGTAGCTATCTAAGGCAGCAATTGGTTGCAAATGCTGCGGTAAACGGTGCTGGCACTTTCACTTTGcaatttttaaatttgTTGATGGACGTCTACCAGGAGACCTGCTCGGACCCAACGCTGACGCCATTCGACACGACGAATCCTCCTTCAGGTATACTCAATACGGTGGCTAAAATCGCCATTCAGCAATCGAAGATCAACGAAATAGATATCGGATGCGAAAGAAATAGCTGGCTGTTGACTCTGGTAAGGCATCGTTTGCTCGAAGAAGTCAGAAAAGACGGTTATCTGTCGCGTAATAATTCGAACATTTCTTTACCGCCACCCCCACAATTCATGGAAATGGCTAATTTGTCATCGAGCAATAACCAGCAACAGCCACAGCCTTcgcagcaacagcagccGCTGCAGCAGCCGCTGCAGCTAGATTACTTTGGGTCTTCTTTGGGTATACCAAATTCAATGAATAGAGGTAATACTCTGATAAGAAGTAGAAGCAATTCTTCACAAATTCTATTGGCAAGAACACGATCTAATAGTAATAATTTATTTACATTAACACCGAcaaattctgaaaataGTTcccaaaatttcaatatgaCAGGTTTACCACTAAATTCAAACGTTGGTCATTCCAATATTCTCTCAAGACAAAGAAGTAATAGTGCTTTGAACTCAAATTCATTCTCTAtaaataatgatgatgtgAATTTGTCGGAAACTctaaggaaaaaaagagagtctttaatgatgaaaagatag
- the RET3 gene encoding coatomer subunit zeta (similar to Saccharomyces cerevisiae RET3 (YPL010W); ancestral locus Anc_8.76): MSSLSLYSVQAVLILDSAGKRVYAKYYEPPHTGADKYKALSKSLKKQTEFEKQLFQKTHKQDSEVLIFEDHLVLYKEYLDVTLYLLGSMEENEIVLQQAFNAFKDSLDLILNSGIDKKNIQENYDMVLLAIDETIDDGIILETDPATIASRVTKPPSNDPQMDLDKGLLGAWGFAKSKLQERLQQGI, from the coding sequence ATGTCAAGCTTATCGCTTTACTCCGTGCAGGCTGTTTTAATATTGGACAGCGCTGGAAAAAGAGTATACGCCAAATACTATGAACCACCCCACACTGGTGCTGATAAATATAAAGCCCTATCGAAATCATTGAAGAAGCAAACagaatttgagaaacagctatttcaaaagactCACAAGCAGGACTCCGAGGTTCTTATATTCGAAGATCATTTAGTTCTATACAAGGAGTATTTGGACGTAACGTTGTATCTCTTGGGATCTATGGAAGAGAATGAAATAGTACTCCAGCAAGCGTTCAATGCATTCAAGGATTCATTGGATctaattttgaattctgGAATTGATAAGAAAAATATTCAGGAAAACTATGATATGGTTTTGTTAGCCATTGATGAAACTATTGATGACGGGATTATTCTGGAGACTGACCCTGCTACGATTGCATCACGCGTTACTAAACCTCCTTCCAATGACCCGCAAATGGATCTAGATAAAGGTCTGTTAGGGGCGTGGGGATTTGCCAAAAGTAAATTACAAGAGAGGTTACAGCAGGGTATATAA